The genomic stretch GTCCGAATTGTGTAGATTAATTAAATAATCATGCAAATGTCGTTCATTATTAAATACGTAGAGATCAATAGAACAAGAAcgagaacaagaaaaaagaagaagaaaaaggacatATACGTAAGACATGGACGGACAGACGGATATACGACGACTcgggaaaagaaaatgaaaaatgagcTACAAGAAAAGGGTTTAAACGACGTATGTATGGATGTATGTATcggatgtgtgtgtgtgtggaatGGATATGAAAAAATAAACGAGTGTATAGCTGACAACCGACGCAGCTTTGGGATTGTACGACGGGGAAGGCAGGCGGTCTGAACAAcggcaaaaaaagaaaaaaaaaatcgaaacAGCCGACGACGCCACAAAAACAAGCCAAAACgacaagcaaagaaaaaaaaaggtgtaGTGTATCAAACAATCCTCCAACCGCGCCTCTAGAACATCAACAACCCAAACTATCACAGGGAatcatcaagaagaagaacacaataaaaataaagatgATCATAGAACACAAAATAGCGAGGGAAAGACGAAAGTTGGAAGGCAAATGGCCTGTGAGCCAGTTTTTGAGTGTCGCCATGCCAAATCGGGTGGCTCAACGGGACACTTTGGTTGTGGGTGTAATATTGTCGGTAATCGGCGAGTTTTTGAGTGTCGGAATCGGTTATCAGGGATTTTGAGTGGTTATAATGATATAGTCGGCAGTGGTAGTCGTCGTCGTGGGGTGATAAAAATGACGAACTACTCGGGCTTGATCTTCCAAAACACAGCAGCGGCCGCAACGCTGAGCAGCACCACGCCCACCGCAGTTTGGACATTGATATTCGGGTTTCCCGCGccatcctttcccttgcccttgttCAGGTGTCGCAACGCCTGTGTAGCCCAAGCATGCACCCGAGCATCAGGAAGCGCAGCCGCCAAGGAATCAAGATCAACAGTCGACAGCCAGCGCGCGAccgacgatgaagagatCCAAACGACGCCCGACACAAGCCATGAATAAACAGAGATAGCAAGACCCACAAATACACCCAATACACCCAACACACAAGAAACGAAAACCCAGAAAACGATTAGAAACGCGCCGCGCGCATAtgtcgatgaagaagaaaatggacTTGCCCTAGCGCATTCtattcctcctccttctaGCCGGGCACAGGAAATTTACCTTGCAGGGGAAGCGAGGGAAGTGCAAGGGAAGTGCAGTGCGGGAAGTGCGGGCAGTGCGACGTGCGCGAGTGGCTGAGGGACGTGCGCGATTGGCTGAGGGACGTGCGGAAGTGGCTGAGGGACGTGCATGTGCGTGCGTGGGTTCGAACCATGGTTGAGGCAGGTCGGGGTGATGTAGCGTGGGATAAATTGACTTCAAATAAACTCGTGTCGTCTTTTTTGGTTGTCACTATTCCTCTTTATTGAACGAGGCTTATACCACTAAATAAAGTCATATTGTGATAGATAGTAGTGTAAATAATTGAATAGAAGTAAATTTATAAGTTATTTAATGAATGATTGTGTGTTAAGCTAACAATTGAAGCCCGGGCTAGTTTGCAATTGGTGTGCAGCTATCCTTGTATGAATAAAATATTAAACCACATACCACGATTTCACTGTCATCCCCTTCTAGATCACCAAAATTGAAGTATTCTGGAAATCCGCCGTATGGATTTCACCCATCTTGATGTGGTCCCACATTGAGTCCCCACTGGTAGTGTCCTGCGATCACGGCACGCCCCGAAACTTCAAAAACTTCTTCAAAAAGCTGTAGGCAGTCTCTATCAACATTGATTTTGTTCTTGGAGGTGGGTTGTTCCTAAAATTGAGCTGACCGTGCTTCTTTGATAAGATGGTCATCAGAAAGGTCTGTAAACCTTGGATTTTGCTTGAGGCGATGAGCAATATAAAAAGTGAACGCATGGGCGAGAGGTGGAAAGGATACCCATTTAATTCGCTTTTTAATGTCGTTGTTGGCAATTTTGCATTCAAACTAGTTCAAAATCTGGGTGTGTTCAACAATTTTCAGTTGACCAGTAAATGGACAAAACGGAAGCATGTGGTTTACGAACGTGGATTTGCGGAGGCATATAAGGCATAACTGATCTCAAACACTAAACATAGCTATGAGTTGCGTCTAACAGGAATAACGTGCCTTTACACTGGAATTTGAGTcggaagtgcagggaagtgcagggaagtgcagggaagtgcagggaagtgcagggaagtgcatGGGAAGTGCGCTGGACGTGCATAGGTATAATTTTCCATTGGGAAGTGcaagggaagtgcagggaagtgcagggaagtgcagggaagtgcaggggaAGTGCAGGGGAAGTGCAAGTGTCACGCTGAAGTTAATGACCATTTATGAATGGATAGATCCTTAGAAAAGTTGAGATTGAACAAACTTACGATAAGCGCCCATGGTATGTGGCACATGGCATACCCGTTGGGTCAGCCTTAAGCCTTTATTACCACATCAAAAGTTGCATATCTTGAGTGGTTCTATGCGCTTTCACATGAAAATGGTACATGGTACCCATTATAGATTAACCCAGTTATACTTTAGAAAGACTATAGTATTAGATATATTGACCGACCGAGTGACAAAATTGGGCTTTTGACGTTGGCGCATAGTCAAAGGTGTATGTCACATGTGACACTCTACCATCGAAATAAAAATTGTGTTAATTTTTGTTCATACAACACGTCGCACAGTATTTCAGAGGAAAAAACATACGGTACTACTTTTAGATGCATCAAACACTCTGAAAAACTGATGTTTTTGACAATATTTAATAGGTACTACCGCGCACTTCCCCTGCACGTCCCCCGCACTTCCCTCGCTTCCCTCGCTTACCCTGCAAGGTAAATTCTGTATGCCCCTTCTAGCCCATCTCCACTTGATTGCTTGTATTTCCCAGCAACAGAATCTTCGTCAAAGCTACGCGAGAGCACATCCGCGTCCACATCGCTCGAGTCTGCAAGTGGGTGCGTCCGTGTCTTCCCAGATAGAAGAGACTTGTCTTGATCCCGGTCACCGTCGAGAGACGAAACAGCGCTCTCCGAGAGCTTGAACACGACAGATGGTTCCGGCGTAGCAAGCATACGCATAGGGTCGTCTACAAGTCCAACCCCTTTTTGTCCTTCGAGCTTCTGTGCAGGCATTGCTTTCTTGTCGCCCGATTCACggtcttcttcgtccttgCTGCCACTCGCACCGGAGCTGCCTTCCACGGCGGATGTTGAGGTAGCAACAGCGTTAGTGAGCGCCGTACGCTCGGCGTACGGGGCTTGCCAACCTTGAGATCCTCCTGTTTTCgcttctctgcctctgcctcatCCTCCGACCCATGTTCATCACTTTGTTCGTGCTCGTGTTCCTGATCAAGGGACGAAGAGTCAACAATTTCAGACACAGAATGGTCTTTATCCTCAACTCCATGCTGCGCATCACGCGCCTCATGATCAGGttcgccatcgccatcttCACCACACTCAGTACGTGCAACggcctcctccccctcctcctcaacgCTCTCAAGCTTGTGCGGAATAATCGTCGACACACTACGcgcatcgtcgtcgtcatcttcctcttcctcgttgTCATCTTCATGGCCCTCCCCACCtttgtcatcgtcatcgcaCGTACGATGCCCTTCACCCATTGCCTCTTTGTGAGACCCTTCCTCCAACCTTACCTCTCTCAAATCACTGGAACCCGCGCCGGATGTCCCTGATGAACTCGCGCCACGCATCACAAGCTCTCgcaacaccaccacctcaCGCCGTAAACCTTCCTGTGCCTCAAGAGCGCCCTCGAGCTGGCGTACGCGGTCGTGGTGGGTAGCAAGGCTGCTCTGCGTCGCGCGGCGACTTTGTGATGGATGATCGTCTTATTGTCTTCACCGACAATGTCGACACCCAATTCCTAGATAATGTGAGTGTACAAAAAAAGAGGGGTGAGAGGACATACGACGATGTCGTCGCTTTTGAGCTCGAATGGCTCCGATTTGTGTCCTTCGCTGCTGAGCCTCTCCCCATTGATAAACGTCCCATTCGAACTTTTCACATCTTTAATATATATCTAAACATTCATCAGAATCCGGCTGGAATGTGATGCATATATGCATATacgcgcatatactcaccttTCCACCCTCCTCCCACACTTCTGCGTGTTGCCGACTCAGCACCTTGCTGTCAAAAAAACCATTTCGCTCGCCCGGCGCTGTTTTGCTGCTCGTCTGCCGTCCGATTTTCGTGTGCATATTCGTCAGCGCAACACGTTTGGGTGCCCATGTGTTGTTCAAAGGGTACAGGTAGAGAGCCGGGAAGAGCGCGTTGGATGGTGGTAGGCCTGAAGACGACATGGATGGTGCTGTGGATGtcaatgtcgatgtcgatgtgaGCCCTGGGTGTGTGTTGTGTTGGACAGAGGAAAAGGGTGTCGAAGGCATTTATAATGTTTTTTGGGtgaggtggcggtggtgttggAGGTGTTGCGGCCACAAAAAAAGACCTACTCAAAGGTTATGCGACGCTCGTATATGCTCTCCTTTGTCCTTATCGTACCCGGCGTCAATATCGTCTCGTGGCGATGTAGTGTGTGGTAGACTTACAAGTTTCATATGGCTTCTCAATAAACGTCCCGTAATTATGGGAGACGCCTATCGCATATCCTTCGGATTTTTATAGAGTCGAATCTTCTATACGCCACGAGCATACTTGTATACGCCATCGTGTTAACTGTGGATAGCAACGAATAGAGAAATAGTAGTAACTTGTCCTGTCATGTCGGTATCGCAGAGGTCACTCTGCATAGAAATCCACTGTTCGACCAGTATGATGACTCTCATAGCGTACATTGCACCAACGGCCAGAAGAATGGTTTTATGTCTACATATCCATTTTAGTGGTTGAAAAATTGATATAAAAAGTGTTTATACTTTGACATAGAGCGGCTATATCTGCTGTAAAGAAACATTGTGCCAGCGTAAAACGAAGCCTTGTATATCCCTGAGTGCATTAATGATGTAAATCCGATGGTTTCGGGGAGTATGCTGTTTTACCGACTCACCGATTAGAAAATAGTTGAAAATAACAGAGCTAATGTTTACGCCTGCGAATGGTGGATTGAGGTTATAAATTTCCCGTGGATGAGCAAAGGAAAAGCGAAGGCTTTGGCTAAAGGCCAGATATATATTTCATCGGATATATGATGTCTGTTGTCCTTTCCTCTGACAACGCGACCCCCTTATGACCCTAAAGATTTAAACGTCGTTAACTTTGAGATTTACAAGCTGATAATATGGGAACGAACATTCTTTGTTGGTTGGTTAATATCAGTGTTGATCTGGTGGAGCACGACTGATAAAAGTCAAGTTTGAGCGCAATCAACGCGCCAGTGAGGTGATGAGGCGTGGGAACTTCATCACATGGTGTTCTAGACTTAGCCGAACCTTGCCCGAACTTTTTTTCTGTCTCTTTTCTCACTCTAGTTCAGGCAAAACACCTATTGACGGTATATTCAACCAGTTATGGCGTCGCAATCGCATTTAAGATGAAGGTATGACTTCGTGACTGCCTCATTCAAACATTTTTCCACTGTCTTTTTAGGGTAACCCTCTACATTCTTGATTACAGTTCCTGCACCACGCGAGACGTCATTGAGAGTCCCGAAGCTTGATTGAAGGAGGTCTTGGTGGTCTGTAGTTTCTGGAGAGACTTTCATATACCAGAGAAAGGTGTGCATAGATGTCTCTTCCAATACCTCCCACTAATCTTCTTTCTCCCCCTCAACCCTCTCCATCCCTCTTCGACACACCGCTTACTCCTTGCGCCCACATATGATCTATCTTACCATCTCACCCTTCCTCAACCCTGGCACTTTCTGACATACCGCATACCTCCCCGCTCTCGGTCCGACAATCCATCTTTAGTCAAATGTGTAGAACCACAGGTCCAAATGCCCTCCCCCTGCATTTTGCGGAGACACAGCCTGCTTTAAGCTTTTGGTGGTCTACAGCTTTTGAGGGATCTAAGTGCCTCTCCTATTCCAGAGAAAGGTGTGCACACATATCTCTTCCAATCTCTCTCACAAGTCACGAATCTTACTCCACCCTTCCGAtccttctccatctccaACCCTCCTCGACCATCGACACCCCTTACTCCTCGCACCCCATTATGCCACTCTCACCCCCTACCTCTCTACGACCCTTTGGCTCATTTGATATGCTGGTTACCTCTCTGCTCTCGGTTCGACAATCCATTCTTTAACCCTACATTTCGGATACTACACCCCGCATACATCTCGTCTAATCATATTGTGCATCGCTGTAGTCGTCATATGTTTATGAAAGGCGACTAGCTCCGAATATGGGATGTGTTCGCATTGATAGGGAGATCATTTCGGTTACAAATGGTAAGTACTCCTTTTCTCCTTCATTCTCGCCGTAATGACAAGGAATGGTTTAGAATAACATACGCCATCCAGTCGTACTGTGCATCTTGCAGACATTGTGTCTGCGCGAGTCGTGTCATATGGGGTTTTGAGGTTCCCCGTATCGTGTTGGAAACGTCAGTAAGACGAATAAATTGGGATCTTCACCAGCATCGAGTGTCAGGAGTTTGGACGGTATGTACCTCGCGCCTACTGTCTTATGTATCATCTCCGCTCTAGCATAGTCATAGTGCGGCAGAACGGCAAGCGGCGCCCTGCAGTGCATACACAGCATACACCCCTTTGTTTCTTAGTGGATCTCTCAATGATACGGGTAGACGGTAAGATTCACGATCAGTGCATTGATATTGTTGGCGGTGATAGTGGTTACGACAGGGGTGCAAGCTCTAGTTCGTGTCCATTGCATGCAGTAAGATAAGATGCCGTCGTTTACATCTGAGTGTGCTTCCTCTGTTTTCTAAACACATATGCAATAGATGTTGTTATTGAGTCTTAGTGGAGGACCTCATCTCCCAACAGTTTTAAGAAGCGAATGGCATTGAAGGGGTGTGATGAGGTGGTGTGTTTGCGTTTGcgagagtgagagtgagagtcAGGGTGGTGCTTAAATCCACCGTGACCCTTCACTGTCCCAGCCCTATACTGTGCTTTCCAATTGTTAGTGAAGTCATTGCTAATATACATATCTTCGTCCCTCTTCTTACCGTCCAACCGTCGATGTTGATCAAAAAGACGTGAACACGAAGTGCCAAAAGGCCGTTCGTACCAATATGTCCCATGGTCACTGTGCGTCGTGATTATCTCGGAGATATTAGGTCAATGAAAACCAAGGTGTTATCTGATCTCTTATCTTGCTCTGGGACGACGTTGCCTTTATGTTATCCCACCTACATTATGACAGTGTTAAAAAGTACTCAAACTTGTCAAGATATTCAATGTCTCCCAAGGTATTTGTATACTTTTTAGTTTCATTAGTTACTAACTACATTCTGGTGGCTAGCATCAAACCAAGGTACTACCCTAGAGCCTCTTATGGCCCTTGTGTGGGCCTCATTACCTGGAAGGTGACACCCCCCTCCTTCTTTCGGTGACATTCACGCTTGTCTATCACCAGACGCCCCTGCGAGAATCCGTCAGCGAGACAGCGCGGTCGCGCTGGCTGCAACTGCGGCCTCACTGCGGCTGTCAGGGTCGCCCcaactctgccttctccGACTTGGTCCCGAGAAACTTTGGTCTTCGCAGGGTCCTGTGGAGACCCTGTCCTCGGGCGCTTGGCGGTAGAAGCAAATTCGCGCCTGCATCAGAGACGGAAGCGAGGAAATAGATTGTTAGACATTGAGAGGATTGGGAAAAGGTGCGTTTGTACATACCTATCTTGGTCTGCCCTCGACAGCCTCCGCTTCCTGGTGTGTCTGGAAGCGTTGGTGACTCGGCTAATTTTTTAAGACACAGTCAGTTCTGCTGACGCTACGTGAAGGGAAGACCCTTACCTGTCGCCATCCTTCGTCGTTGAGGGATGGCCGACCATCCTGAAAATTGGCAAAACACATCATATCAGTTCCACTCTgaagatgagaaaagaaaacaggttatcataccctccatcCCGGTGTCCAAGCCTAGCGAGAGACTCGACGGGGTCAGCCCCGGAGTTCTCTTCGCGGTTCAAATCCATCTGCATGGATTCTGTAtaacttttttcttttctccgGCGCTGGAGTGCGAATAGCTGTCCAACGCTCTCTGCCATTCAAAAGGTGTCGTCGTATACGGTACCTCGGATACTGTAACCTTTGTTTCAGCGATCTTCGGCATTAGAAAAATCTGGGAGCATAACTAACCACGAGCTTTCAGAGCCCCCAGACCCCTATCATTGACGTGCATTGGCACACGAGTACTTGGCTCAGGTGTACTGCACCAGTTTCCTCGATGAGCAATGTCGATGTATTGACATTGCTGTGCAGCTTCTTGGACATCTCCCCATGAAGATGCTTTGGGGGTCAGATGATAATTCGCAAGCCTGACCACCAATATCAGTTTGAATTTACATCCGGTTGCAAGTTCGGACGTACTCATTATATTGGCCCCCAGACGTATCCACTCGCTGATTACCGGCCGGTTGAGATTGGTATCTGAATAACGATGCGTCGACTCGGGAGGTGGATGGGTGGCCTGAAGCCCTGAAGAAATCCCCAGAGATGTCGGTGGGTTGTAGAAAGGCTGTGCTATTGTCTGGCGCATATGACAAATTCACATCTATAGAGGGGAACGACGCTAGCGACGATCCGGAAAATACTGCTCAGGGTATATTGTTAGCTTGAAGTTACGAGCGTGGAGTACCTCGGTTCTTACAGTGAACATTCTCAAAAGGTTGAGAAGGATAAGATGGCTGAGACGAGACCCTCGCAGGTTCCTGGTGAAGTTGAAGATGTGATGAAGACTGGTGTCAGTTGAGCATAGTCTTGCGGAAACGACTGAACAACTGAGTTGTAAAATGGTGTGTGTGAATTGGGGGCTGATGTGTATCCTTCGTTTGTTCCAGTATGCACATTTGACATCCAATTGAACCTTTCTGCTTAACTTACGGTCAGCATCGAATTTCGAATGTAGATTATCCCATATCTTACTACGCATGTTAGCTGGACTTGgaaaaggagaggaagaggaagttgcGATATGCTCGACAGGCATACCAAAGTTGCTTGAAAATGAGGGCACGGCGTTTGGATGGCTGCCGACGCTGTCCCAAAGACCATCTGTCAGTGGATAGCCTTCCAGTAATGGTTGGGTATTCTCTAAGGACCGATTGAAGAATCGATAAGAAAATCAACTTTATCAGAGGGGAGTGTACTCACCATCCCATAGCTCAGAGAACAGCAGATCATGGCCCAAGGGATAATCAAGAAAGCCATAATCGTACGTATTGCTGGAATCCATTTCTGGGTTGGATATACTGGCTTGGGGTAGCGATGTAGATGTGGGAAGGGGGCGGGAATGGTTTGTAGCAATAGACAGATAAAATAAGATGTGTGATACAAGTGCAATGTCAGGGGTTCCAAACTACGAGCGAGCATTATGCGTGTAGCATTAAACGGCGACGATGGGGTGCAGCTGGTGTAAATTCACAGTCTGAAATCTTTATCAACAATCACTGATATTCTTTCTGCTTAGTGTGCATGACAGTATCTCACTACAGGTATAAAACCTCCCTATTGTCCATGTGCCATACGATCCGAAGCTGCACGAGCTGCCTTGATGTTTTTCTCACCATGTCCTTCCGAATTGTCGCCGGCTATTATAGATACATACGCTCGTACCGGGACAGAACCACGAGGCTCATGCTGAGAATCCGTTTAGTAATCCCAGACCAGTTTTTTCAGCCGACGCAATACTCATATTTACTAAGAAAACGTTCCCAAAAGAGAGGAGTTGAGGTTCAAGATGCTAGAGGTCGAAGACGGCTAGGAACATCATAGGCCCTGGCCTGTCAGCTGAAGGGAAGGCGAAGGTATGCAGCCATTAAAATTATGATATCCCAGTATCAAATTTCAAAACCCGTCGATGAATATCTCGGCTTTGGCACTTTAAATTTGTGCGCCTAAGTACTAGCTTGCTTCCGTGTGGAGGTCTAACGAGTGACGCAATCTGTCAGTCTCTGAACTATGGCAGATAGGTTAGCAGCACTTATTTATAATAGCCTATTAGTGCGTAATGGACTATTGAAGGGCGGCCAGAGAAACGAACTAGCCAGGCATTTATTTGCAGATACCATGTTGACGGTATCCACAATCCTGGTATGGCCTGTAAGAATAACTCGGGACATAATGTATTTCCTTGCTATCAACCATCCCCAAAGCCATAGACAGAGGCAGCCAGTGAGACAGACGATGATTCATTCCTGATCCGCATCCGTCCAAGACGCACAATGTACATGTATGTTTCTATTCACTGTCCTACCCCTCCTCATCTGTCGTGTACTCTTCATAATGAAAGGGATAATCAAGAGGAACATCGAGAATTTTGTGGGACTCTGTGGCCTTAAGTTTCACTAACCAAGATTTCAACCGGTCGTACTCCATCCCACAAAAATATTTGTGGTTGTATTTCTAAATCCAGGTATGAGTACGTAAGGGTTTACAGAAAGAGAATATCCGCACCCCCAAAAATTGCATTGTCAAGTCACAGAATCCAGACGGAGGTCTCCATCGATATTTACGATCCAGTTTATGCCAGATATAGTGCAGTAACCTAATCTTCGTTAGGTTCTCTTGTGTTGGGATTGCGTAAGGCATGCACTGGAGCAATGATAGGAAATGTTTATCTCGGAAGTCCATCCAGTATACTCTACCACCTTGGTCCAAGATGCCATAGTGCTTTGATACAAGTACATTGAGAAGAAATGTGGCAAGATGGGGATACCAATCCAAGGCTACGATGGGCAAAACAGGGTGTCGGGTACCCAGTAATTGGTTAATCTCCAACACTGAGTGGAAGAGACGAATCCATGTGAGCCACAACTCACTGGTACCACCTCCAGCTCTTATATTCTCCGAGAGGATGTATTTACCGTCGAGCGTCGGAGATATACCCATAATGTGGTGGTTGTACTGCCTTCCAGAATCTTTGGCAGTAAGGAAGTACGACGAGTGTTCGATGTACAGTGATATGAGTGCCGAAAATGTGGTTTTAGCAGCCGCTTCGAATTTTACAATAAGCATACTGTCGTGTTCCTCGAGTACATGCCTATTTGTTCCGGTCTATGACCCGATAAAATTAGTGTACGTGTCGGGGGTAGCGACTGAATAAAAAATACCAATTGTCTGTGAAGCCAACCCAATGAAGCGTTCGCAAATTGCGGCAAGTATTGGGGCAGCTTAGGCAGCTGTGGATGAATCAGAATATGTAGTATAGTCATCCTGTGAGAATTTTGGAGATATTCTCTTGAACGGATATCAGATCGTGCTGGATTATGCAAGAAGCGGACCACTTCGTTCAATGGGGACTCCAACGTAGCTTCCGTCCCGTTGAAGAGTTGATTAAGAAGTTCGATCACACGAACCAGACCTGGAGTTTCCCACTCTGCTACTAGGGCTGGAGGTAGGTATGTACTCGATACTTTGTCAATCTCC from Psilocybe cubensis strain MGC-MH-2018 chromosome 2, whole genome shotgun sequence encodes the following:
- a CDS encoding hypothetical protein (Uncharacterized protein C3H7.13); amino-acid sequence: MPSTPFSSVQHNTHPGLTSTSTLTSTAPSMSSSGLPPSNALFPALYLYPLNNTWAPKRVALTNMHTKIGRQTSSKTAPGERNGFFDSKVLSRQHAEVWEEGGKIYIKDVKSSNGTFINGERLSSEGHKSEPFELKSDDIVELGVDIVGEDNKTIIHHKSSLATHHDRVRQLEGALEAQEGLRREVVVLRELVMRGASSSGTSGAGSSDLREVRLEEGSHKEAMGEGHRTCDDDDKGGEGHEDDNEEEEDDDDDARSVSTIIPHKLESVEEEGEEAVARTECGEDGDGEPDHEARDAQHGVEDKDHSVSEIVDSSSLDQEHEHEQSDEHGSEDEAEAEKRKQEDLKVGKPRSSGASGSKDEEDRESGDKKAMPAQKLEGQKGVGLVDDPMRMLATPEPSVVFKLSESAVSSLDGDRDQDKSLLSGKTRTHPLADSSDVDADVLSRSFDEDSVAGKYKQSSGDGLEGAYRIYLAGVFDASKSSTYNWVNL